The genomic segment TCCTGAAGATCTTCCAGTCAATCGCATTCAACCTGGCTTTGAACAAGGCTGCTACTCAGTTCATCTTCGACAACGTGAAGTTTGAGATTCCTAAGGACGTGGCTGATACGCTGACTCCAAATCCTGACGAGAACGCGAAGCCTTATCCTAATGGCATCCAGAACGTGAAGAATGAAATGAATGTTGAGGGTATCTATAACCTCAATGGTCAGAAGATGATGAAGACTCAGAAGGGTCTGTACATCATGAATGGAAAGAAAGTCGTTATTAAGTAGTAATAAGTTACCTTAACGCGATGCGCCCCCTGTTGTCTTTGTGACAACGGGGGGCTTTATTATTAGATGATAGATGAAAGATGATAGATGAAAGATGAGAAATGGATATAAAAAAAGTCCGCTGCAACTCTCTCGAGCAACAGCGGGACAAGCCTATGTTTAACTAAAAATCCTTTTTCTAAAAGAAATTTTCAGTCCACAAGGACTAAAAATTTGAAAGTTTAAATGGGAGCTTCACAGCGACCACCTGTTATCCTACAGTTGAAAACTTTCTTTTTTACCAATAACTAAAAACCTAAAACTATAAATATTACTACTAACCTAAAACAATCTATTAACCTTTTGACGATGCAAAGGTACGACGATTTTTTGAACCGTGCAAACATTTATATATTAATTAGTGTAAAAAGTGCACTATTTTGATTTATATCAAGGGTTTGTGTGCGCAAACAACGCTTTTTTATGCTTTTCCCTTTGCTTTTCATCACTTTCTTATTACCTTTGTGGCTGCAATGAGAGTATTGATAGTAAACACGAGCGAACAGGCGGGTGGGGCAGCCGTTGCAGCCAACCGACTGATGCACGCACTTAATAATTATGGTGTAAAGGCTAAGATGCTGGTACGCCAGAAATCAACCAACGAGATTACGGTGGTGGGACTGCAGGGCTGGTGGCGCCAGCGCTGGCATTTTTTGTGGGAGCGCCTGGTGGTGCTGCTTCATCTGCATGGCAATCGTCAGCGACTGTTCGAGTTGGATATTGCCAATGCGGGCACGGACATCACACGTTGTGAGGAATTCCAGGAGGCCGACATCATTCATCTGCACTGGATTAATCAGGGCATGTTGTCGCTGGGCGACATCAAGAAGATTTTGCGATCGGGCAAGCCGGTGGTGTGGACCATGCACGACATCTGGCCTGCCACAGCTATCTGTCACCTGACGCTGGGATGCAGTAACTTCCGTACTGGCTGTAAAAACTGTAAATACCTGCCTGGCGGTGGGGGCAACAATGACTTGGCAGCGCGTGTGTGGAAGCGTAAGCAAGCCATGCTGGCTCAGGGCAATATTACGTTTGTGGCTTGCAGCAAGTGGCTCGAGCAGGAGGCGAAGAGTAGTGCGTTGTTGCGAGGACAGACCATCACGAGCATTCCTAATCCTATTGACTTAACGGTGTTCTGTCCTGGCAGTCGTGAGGAGGCTTGTCAGGCTGAGGGTTTGCCCTCCGATAAGAACCTGATATTGTTTGTTTGTCAGCGTGTGACGAATCCGCATAAGGGCATGCAGTATCTGATTGATGCCTGCAAGAAGTTGGCCGAGGAGAAGCCTGAGATGAAAGAGAATACGGGTGTGGTGATCCTGGGTGGCCATGCCGACGAGGTGGCCGATGCCTTGCCATTCCCTGCCTATCCTCTGGGGTATGTCAGCGATCGTCAGCGCATTGTACGCATCTATCGCGCAGCCAGCATGTTTGTGCTGCCTTCGCTCAGCGAGAACCTGCCCAACACCATCATGGAGGCCATGGCCTGTGGTGTGCCTTGTCTGGGTTTTCGCGTGGGTGGCATTCCTGAGGAGATTGATCATCGAAAGAATGGCTATGTGGCCGATTATCAGTCGGTTGACGATCTGGCCAAGGGCATCGACTGGATTCTGAACGAGGCCGACCGCGAGGCGTTGAGCATCGAGGCGGTGAAGAAGGTGCGTCATCACTATGCCACGCAGCAGGTGATGGTGCGCTATATTGAAGTCTATCAACAGGCCTTGGCCCAGAAACACTTGAAACTATGATACGAATAACGGTTGTTACCATTACATATAACGCAGAGGCGGTGCTGCAGCGCACACTGCAGAGTGTGCTTCGTCAGACATACAAGGGCGTGGAGCATCTGATTATTGATGGCGCCTCGAAGGATGGCACGCTGAAGATGGCGGAAGACTATAAGAACGAGTCGGACCAGTCGGACCGTGGCCATAAGGTGATCATCAAGTCGGAACCCGACCGTGGCATTTACGATGCCATGAACAAGGGACTGATGCAGGCCTCAGGCGACTATATCGTGTTTATGAATGCAGGCGACTGCTTTCCTAAGGACGATACCTTGGAGCAGGTGGTGCGCCGCTGCCGACTGAGTGAGTGTCCTTCTGACGAGTTGCCTGGCGTGCTCTATGGACTCACGGACATCGTTGATGACGAGGGACGCTATCTGCGTCCACGCCGACTGCAACCTCCCTCGCAACTCAACTGGCGCTCGTTCCGCCATGGCATGCTGGTGTGTCATCAGGCCTTTTATGCGCGTACGGACATTGCCAGAAACCTGCCGTACGATGTGCGTTATCGCTTCTCGGCCGATGTGGACTGGTGTATCCGTGTGATGCGTGAGACGGAGCGCATGGGACTGCCTCTATGTAATATAGGTATGGTGGTGGCCAACTATACGGAGGAGGGCGCCACCACGAAGAATCATAAGGCTTCGCTCAAGGAGCGTTTCCATGTGATGCGTCGCCATTATGGTTTGTTGACTACTGTGGCCATGCATGCCTGGTTTGTGGTTCGCTC from the Prevotella sp. E15-22 genome contains:
- a CDS encoding glycosyltransferase family 2 protein; this translates as MIRITVVTITYNAEAVLQRTLQSVLRQTYKGVEHLIIDGASKDGTLKMAEDYKNESDQSDRGHKVIIKSEPDRGIYDAMNKGLMQASGDYIVFMNAGDCFPKDDTLEQVVRRCRLSECPSDELPGVLYGLTDIVDDEGRYLRPRRLQPPSQLNWRSFRHGMLVCHQAFYARTDIARNLPYDVRYRFSADVDWCIRVMRETERMGLPLCNIGMVVANYTEEGATTKNHKASLKERFHVMRRHYGLLTTVAMHAWFVVRSVVRK
- a CDS encoding glycosyltransferase family 4 protein — its product is MRVLIVNTSEQAGGAAVAANRLMHALNNYGVKAKMLVRQKSTNEITVVGLQGWWRQRWHFLWERLVVLLHLHGNRQRLFELDIANAGTDITRCEEFQEADIIHLHWINQGMLSLGDIKKILRSGKPVVWTMHDIWPATAICHLTLGCSNFRTGCKNCKYLPGGGGNNDLAARVWKRKQAMLAQGNITFVACSKWLEQEAKSSALLRGQTITSIPNPIDLTVFCPGSREEACQAEGLPSDKNLILFVCQRVTNPHKGMQYLIDACKKLAEEKPEMKENTGVVILGGHADEVADALPFPAYPLGYVSDRQRIVRIYRAASMFVLPSLSENLPNTIMEAMACGVPCLGFRVGGIPEEIDHRKNGYVADYQSVDDLAKGIDWILNEADREALSIEAVKKVRHHYATQQVMVRYIEVYQQALAQKHLKL